The following proteins are encoded in a genomic region of Mycobacterium kiyosense:
- a CDS encoding 1-acyl-sn-glycerol-3-phosphate acyltransferase translates to MAEPVFRMLEYLVPSVVALNGNKITYQGLENIPERGGAIIALNHTSYVDWIPASLAAKERKRRLRFMIKAEMADVKAVNYVIKHIQLIPVDRTMGAEAYAVAVQRLREGELVGVHPEATISRSFELREFKTGAARMAIEAQVPIIPMIVWGAHRIWPKDHPKKLFRSKVPITAAIGRPLWPQGTPEEFNAVLRQAMEAMLHWVQEQYPHPEGEYWVPRRLGGSAPTPDESKEFRIAELAERAQKLGYDGVTSKNPKKGGPS, encoded by the coding sequence ATGGCTGAGCCGGTCTTCCGAATGCTGGAATATCTCGTTCCGTCCGTCGTGGCGTTGAACGGCAACAAGATCACCTATCAGGGTCTGGAAAACATTCCCGAGCGCGGCGGGGCGATCATCGCGCTCAACCACACGAGTTACGTGGACTGGATTCCCGCGTCGCTGGCCGCCAAGGAGCGCAAGAGGCGACTGCGGTTCATGATCAAAGCCGAGATGGCGGACGTGAAAGCCGTCAACTACGTGATCAAGCACATTCAGCTCATCCCGGTGGATCGGACCATGGGCGCCGAGGCCTATGCGGTGGCGGTGCAACGCCTGCGTGAGGGCGAACTCGTCGGAGTCCACCCGGAGGCGACCATCAGCCGCAGTTTCGAACTCCGCGAATTCAAGACCGGGGCGGCCCGGATGGCGATCGAGGCGCAAGTGCCGATCATCCCGATGATCGTCTGGGGTGCGCACCGGATCTGGCCCAAAGACCACCCGAAGAAGCTGTTCCGCAGCAAGGTGCCGATCACCGCCGCGATCGGCCGGCCGCTGTGGCCGCAGGGGACTCCCGAGGAGTTCAACGCCGTACTGCGGCAGGCGATGGAGGCGATGCTGCACTGGGTGCAGGAGCAGTATCCGCATCCGGAGGGTGAGTACTGGGTACCGCGGCGCTTGGGCGGCAGCGCGCCGACCCCGGACGAGTCCAAAGAGTTCCGGATCGCCGAGTTGGCCGAGCGCGCACAAAAGCTCGGCTACGACGGCGTCACCTCGAAAAATCCGAAAAAGGGCGGACCAAGCTGA
- a CDS encoding 1-acyl-sn-glycerol-3-phosphate acyltransferase has translation MEPAYGTAITLARMIFRLQGLKISVTGVENLPTSGGAVVAINHTGYLDFMLAGLPAYRQGLGRKVRFMAKQEVFDHKITGPLMRAFRHIPVDRDSGAASYSAAVENLKAGELVGVYPEATISRSFEIKEFKSGAARMAVDAGVPIVPHIVWGAQRIWTKDHPKKIYRPKVPIQIIVGEPIAPTLPVAELNSLLRSRMQHLLIRAQEQYGPHPAGEFWVPRRLGGGAPSLAEAAQLDAEEAAQKAALRAERAHPTRSPEQ, from the coding sequence GTGGAACCCGCATACGGCACTGCCATCACGCTCGCCCGGATGATCTTTCGCCTGCAGGGCCTCAAGATCTCGGTGACCGGCGTGGAGAACCTGCCGACCAGCGGCGGCGCCGTGGTCGCAATCAACCACACCGGCTATTTGGACTTCATGCTGGCGGGTCTGCCGGCCTACCGCCAGGGCCTCGGTCGCAAGGTGCGGTTCATGGCCAAGCAAGAGGTATTCGATCACAAGATAACCGGGCCGCTGATGCGCGCTTTCCGGCATATTCCGGTGGACCGCGACAGCGGGGCGGCTTCCTACAGCGCTGCCGTGGAGAACCTCAAGGCCGGTGAACTGGTCGGCGTCTACCCGGAAGCGACGATCAGTCGCAGCTTCGAGATCAAGGAATTCAAGTCCGGGGCCGCGCGGATGGCCGTCGACGCCGGGGTGCCCATCGTCCCGCACATCGTCTGGGGCGCGCAGCGGATCTGGACGAAGGATCACCCCAAGAAGATCTACCGACCCAAGGTGCCGATCCAGATCATCGTCGGCGAGCCGATCGCCCCGACACTGCCCGTCGCCGAACTCAACAGCCTGCTGCGTTCCCGGATGCAGCATTTGCTGATCCGCGCGCAAGAGCAGTACGGGCCACACCCGGCCGGCGAATTCTGGGTGCCGCGCCGGCTGGGCGGCGGTGCCCCCTCGCTGGCCGAGGCGGCGCAGCTGGACGCCGAGGAAGCAGCGCAGAAAGCGGCGTTGCGAGCCGAGCGGGCACATCCCACCAGATCACCGGAGCAGTGA
- the PE_3 gene encoding PE family protein has protein sequence MSFVATAPDLLTTAAKDLTDIGSTLREATTVASAPTTALAAAAADEVSDAVSQLFASFGREFQAVNTQAAAFHAEFVQLLSGSAAQYLNAEITNAATTLANTPVQSLLAGGPAATTVPGGAYGQLVINTATNLQTLGNAWSADPFPLLRQIVVNQQGYAKQIGATFAAAIQSFPANLANLPAGIEASVQQLITFPAASYIQQFVATQLGFAQTAATAANHGITGLVAGLPAFGTGLQTTFQTLLTGNYTGALDDLGRAFANLLVTGIYPGPVTVIVDLTHLTLTASPLPETAWPTWRFVHHHEPPRPRGTVSHQPDAPPSILRQMSQNFTNAVNTLTLPSISVLLTQPLTATGSLAANFGIPLALTYAAAGAPFSALNALATSAETIGHAVSTGNPLGAVAAVIDAPANALNGFLNGDNAFDTLIQVPTNLPVGYPPGRDDHAAPARRRYSRSTPACDGNRGPPSATIRQSI, from the coding sequence ATGTCGTTTGTGGCTACCGCGCCGGACTTACTGACCACCGCGGCCAAGGATCTAACCGATATCGGCTCGACGCTGCGGGAGGCGACGACAGTCGCCTCGGCCCCTACCACCGCTCTCGCGGCGGCGGCCGCCGATGAGGTGTCGGACGCCGTCTCGCAGCTGTTCGCCAGCTTCGGCCGGGAGTTCCAAGCGGTCAACACCCAGGCGGCAGCCTTCCATGCCGAGTTCGTGCAGCTATTGAGTGGCAGCGCCGCGCAGTATCTGAATGCTGAGATCACCAATGCTGCAACGACTTTAGCTAACACACCGGTCCAATCCCTGCTGGCGGGCGGCCCGGCAGCCACGACAGTGCCGGGTGGCGCCTACGGGCAACTGGTCATTAACACGGCCACCAACCTGCAGACCCTCGGGAATGCTTGGTCTGCTGACCCCTTCCCGCTGCTGCGTCAGATCGTCGTCAATCAACAGGGCTACGCCAAGCAGATCGGGGCGACGTTCGCCGCCGCCATCCAGAGCTTTCCTGCCAACCTGGCGAACTTACCAGCCGGCATAGAGGCCTCCGTTCAACAGCTGATCACCTTCCCCGCGGCGTCTTACATCCAACAATTCGTCGCGACGCAACTCGGTTTCGCTCAGACGGCCGCGACAGCGGCTAACCACGGAATCACCGGCCTGGTGGCTGGGCTGCCGGCGTTCGGGACGGGATTGCAGACCACGTTTCAGACGCTGCTGACGGGCAATTACACCGGCGCCCTGGACGATCTGGGTCGGGCCTTCGCGAATCTACTGGTCACTGGAATCTACCCCGGTCCGGTCACCGTTATCGTTGACCTCACGCATCTTACGCTGACAGCTTCCCCTCTACCCGAAACTGCTTGGCCCACTTGGCGATTTGTTCACCATCATGAACCTCCCCGGCCAAGAGGCACAGTATCTCACCAACCTGATGCCCCCCCCTCAATCCTGCGTCAGATGTCGCAGAACTTCACCAACGCAGTCAATACCCTTACGCTACCTAGCATTTCAGTGCTCCTCACGCAGCCGTTGACCGCAACAGGAAGTCTGGCCGCCAACTTCGGGATACCGTTGGCCCTGACCTATGCGGCGGCCGGCGCACCGTTCTCGGCCTTGAACGCGCTGGCGACCAGCGCCGAAACAATCGGACACGCTGTGTCGACCGGCAACCCACTAGGAGCCGTCGCTGCCGTAATCGATGCTCCGGCCAATGCGCTGAACGGATTTCTCAACGGTGACAATGCTTTTGATACCCTGATTCAGGTTCCGACCAACCTCCCGGTCGGGTACCCCCCAGGACGTGACGATCACGCTGCACCTGCCCGTCGACGGTATTCTCGTTCCACCCCAGCCTGTGACGGCAACCGTGGACCCCCATCTGCCACAATTCGTCAGTCCATTTGA
- a CDS encoding hypothetical protein (frameshifted, deletion at around 6254620), with protein sequence MSESQYDAIVIGAGHNGLTAAVLLQRAGLATVCLDGKLYAGGMASTVELFDGYQFEIAGSVQFPTSLEVISELGLDALPTVDLEVMSVALRGVGDDPLVQYSDPMKMFAHLNEVHGADAVAGMGGLLMWAQAPTRALGRFEAGTLPKTFDQMYACATNEFERSAIDDMLFGSVTDVLDRYFPDREKHGAIRGSMTMLAVNTLYRGPSTPGAAPPRWPSGSASPRATSCR encoded by the coding sequence ATGTCTGAATCTCAGTACGACGCGATCGTCATCGGCGCCGGGCACAACGGACTGACCGCGGCGGTGTTGCTGCAGCGGGCCGGGCTTGCGACGGTGTGCCTGGACGGCAAGCTCTACGCCGGGGGCATGGCTTCCACCGTGGAACTGTTCGACGGCTACCAGTTCGAGATCGCCGGCTCGGTGCAGTTCCCCACCTCGCTGGAGGTGATCAGCGAACTGGGCCTGGACGCACTGCCGACGGTGGACCTGGAGGTGATGTCGGTTGCGCTGCGCGGCGTCGGCGACGACCCGCTGGTCCAGTACTCCGACCCGATGAAGATGTTCGCCCACCTCAACGAGGTGCACGGGGCCGACGCCGTCGCCGGCATGGGTGGGCTGCTGATGTGGGCGCAGGCGCCGACGCGGGCGCTGGGCCGCTTCGAGGCGGGCACGTTGCCCAAGACATTCGACCAGATGTATGCCTGTGCCACAAACGAATTCGAGCGCTCCGCGATCGACGACATGCTATTCGGATCGGTCACCGACGTCCTCGACCGCTACTTCCCGGACCGCGAAAAGCACGGCGCCATCCGCGGATCGATGACGATGCTGGCCGTCAACACCCTCTACCGCGGTCCGTCCACGCCGGGGGCAGCGCCGCCGCGCTGGCCTTCGGGCTCGGCATCCCCGAGGGCGACTTCGTGCAGATGA
- a CDS encoding hypothetical protein (frameshifted, insertion at around 6245228), whose product MTITLHLPVDGILVPPQPVTATVDPHLPQFVSPFDVTILGTPFPGLVPLLVNYLPQQLAAAITPA is encoded by the coding sequence GTGACGATCACGCTGCACCTGCCCGTCGACGGTATTCTCGTTCCACCCCAGCCTGTGACGGCAACCGTGGACCCCCATCTGCCACAATTCGTCAGTCCATTTGACGTGACCATCCTCGGCACGCCGTTCCCGGGCTTGGTGCCGTTGCTGGTCAATTACCTGCCCCAACAGCTCGCCGCCGCAATCACGCCCGCGTAA
- a CDS encoding putative Rieske 2Fe-2S iron-sulfur protein has protein sequence MQVTSVGHAGFLIQTAAGSILCDPWVNPAYFASWVPFPDNRELDWDALGDCDYLYVSHLHKDHFDAKLLAEHVNKDALVLLPDFPVPDLRHEFEKLGFHRFFETTDSVRHRVSGPKGDLDVMIIALRAPADGPIGDSALVVSDGETTLFNMNDARPVDLDVLAADFGAIDVHLLQYSGAIWYPMVYDMPARAKEAFGIQKRQRQMDRARQYIAQVGATWVVPSAGPPCFLDAELRHLNDDHGDPANIFPDQLVFLDQMRSHAHDGDRSKGLLMIPGSVADFTGSTLNSLHHPLPTEQVEAIFTTGKAAYIEDFAQRMAPVLAAEKATWAPATGEPLLEPLRALFEPIMLQSDEICDGIGYPVELVIGPETVVLDFPKRAVRESIPDEKFRYGFAIEPELVRTVLRDKEPDWVNTIFLSTRFRAWRVGGYNEYLYTFFKCLTDERIAYADGWFAESHDDSASITLDGWQIQRRCPHLKADLSKFGVIEGNTLTCNLHGWQWRLDDGRCLTTRGHELRSCRA, from the coding sequence GTGCAGGTCACCAGCGTCGGCCACGCCGGCTTTCTGATCCAGACCGCCGCGGGCAGCATTCTGTGCGACCCGTGGGTCAACCCCGCCTACTTCGCCTCGTGGGTGCCGTTCCCGGACAACCGCGAGCTGGACTGGGACGCCCTCGGCGACTGCGACTACCTCTACGTCTCGCACCTGCACAAGGACCACTTCGACGCCAAGCTGCTGGCCGAGCACGTCAACAAGGATGCACTGGTGCTGCTGCCCGACTTCCCGGTGCCCGACCTGCGCCACGAGTTCGAGAAGCTGGGGTTTCACCGGTTCTTCGAAACCACCGACTCCGTCCGGCACCGGGTGTCGGGGCCCAAGGGCGACCTCGACGTGATGATCATCGCGCTGCGCGCGCCCGCCGACGGCCCGATCGGCGACTCGGCGCTGGTGGTGTCCGACGGCGAGACCACCCTGTTCAACATGAACGACGCGCGACCTGTCGATCTGGACGTGCTGGCCGCCGATTTCGGCGCGATCGACGTGCACCTGCTGCAGTATTCGGGCGCGATCTGGTACCCGATGGTCTACGACATGCCGGCCCGCGCCAAAGAGGCGTTCGGTATCCAGAAGCGGCAGCGACAGATGGACCGCGCCCGCCAGTACATCGCCCAGGTGGGTGCGACGTGGGTGGTGCCGTCGGCCGGGCCGCCCTGTTTCCTGGACGCCGAGTTGCGGCACCTCAACGACGACCACGGCGACCCGGCCAACATCTTCCCCGACCAGCTGGTGTTCCTGGACCAGATGCGCAGCCACGCACACGACGGTGACCGGTCCAAAGGCCTGTTGATGATCCCGGGGTCGGTCGCCGACTTCACGGGCTCGACGCTGAATTCGCTGCACCACCCGCTGCCCACCGAGCAGGTCGAGGCTATCTTCACCACCGGTAAAGCCGCTTACATCGAGGACTTCGCGCAGCGGATGGCGCCGGTGCTGGCCGCCGAGAAGGCCACCTGGGCCCCCGCTACCGGCGAACCGCTGCTGGAGCCGTTGCGCGCCTTGTTCGAGCCGATCATGCTGCAGAGCGACGAGATCTGCGACGGCATCGGATACCCGGTGGAGTTGGTCATCGGCCCCGAAACAGTGGTCCTGGACTTTCCGAAACGTGCTGTGCGGGAAAGCATTCCCGACGAGAAGTTCCGCTACGGGTTCGCGATCGAGCCAGAGCTGGTGCGTACGGTGCTGCGCGACAAGGAGCCGGACTGGGTCAACACCATCTTCCTGTCGACTCGTTTCCGGGCCTGGCGCGTCGGCGGTTACAACGAATACCTGTACACCTTCTTCAAGTGCCTGACCGACGAGCGCATCGCCTACGCCGACGGCTGGTTCGCCGAATCGCACGACGATTCCGCGTCGATCACGTTGGACGGGTGGCAGATTCAGCGTCGCTGTCCGCACTTGAAAGCGGACTTGTCCAAATTCGGTGTGATCGAAGGTAATACGCTGACCTGCAATCTGCACGGCTGGCAGTGGCGCCTCGACGACGGCCGCTGCCTGACCACCCGGGGGCACGAGCTGCGGAGCTGCCGGGCATGA
- a CDS encoding hypothetical protein (frameshifted, deletion at around 6254617) produces the protein MKKLRGGIGALTAHLTEVLQGSGGEVRLRAKVTEILVADNRVSGVRLESGELHAPIVVSAVAPDVTVNDLIDPSVLPADVRDRYARTDHRGSYLQMHFALSEAPEFAAPYEALNDPTLQASIGIFCTPEEVQQQWEDCRRGVVPADPTLVLQIPSVHDPALAPPGKHAASAFALWFPVEGNMDEEGRYGAAKVEMGQRVIDKITRLAPNFERSIIRHTTFTPKHMGVMFGAPGGDYCHGLLHSDQIGQNRPGPKGYIGQPLPIKGLYLGSAGCHGGPGITFTPGYNAGRAALEDR, from the coding sequence ATGAAGAAACTGCGCGGCGGGATCGGCGCGCTCACCGCCCATCTCACCGAAGTACTGCAGGGTAGCGGCGGCGAAGTTCGGTTGCGCGCCAAGGTAACCGAGATCCTGGTCGCCGACAACCGAGTGAGCGGGGTACGCCTGGAATCGGGTGAGCTGCACGCCCCGATCGTCGTCTCCGCCGTCGCACCCGACGTCACCGTCAACGACCTGATCGATCCGTCGGTGCTGCCCGCCGACGTCCGGGACCGCTACGCACGCACCGACCACCGCGGCAGCTACCTGCAGATGCACTTCGCGCTGTCCGAAGCACCGGAGTTCGCGGCACCGTACGAGGCGCTGAACGACCCGACGTTGCAGGCCTCAATCGGCATCTTCTGCACACCCGAAGAGGTCCAGCAGCAGTGGGAGGACTGCCGCCGCGGCGTCGTTCCGGCCGACCCGACGCTGGTGCTGCAGATCCCGTCGGTGCACGATCCCGCCCTCGCCCCACCCGGCAAGCACGCGGCGTCGGCCTTCGCGCTGTGGTTCCCGGTCGAAGGGAACATGGACGAGGAGGGCCGCTACGGTGCCGCCAAGGTCGAGATGGGCCAACGGGTGATCGACAAGATCACCCGCCTGGCACCGAATTTCGAGCGCAGCATCATCCGGCACACCACGTTCACGCCCAAGCACATGGGGGTGATGTTCGGGGCGCCGGGCGGCGACTACTGCCACGGACTGCTGCACTCCGACCAGATCGGACAGAACCGCCCGGGGCCCAAAGGCTATATCGGCCAACCACTTCCCATCAAAGGGCTGTACCTGGGCAGTGCCGGCTGCCACGGTGGCCCGGGAATCACCTTCACGCCCGGCTACAACGCCGGACGGGCCGCGCTGGAAGACCGCTAG
- a CDS encoding putative glutathionylspermidine synthase, which translates to MKRGRTQPRPNWPAIVESQGLVYGTPARDATGAARPYWDESVYYEFEMDEILALEADVELLHSMCLNAVEQIVLMERYADFGLPEWSWPHIAESWRRSDPHVYGRFDLRYDGKRPAVLLEYNADTPTTLLEAAIVQWYWLKDKFPDDDQWNSLHEQLVDRWKVVRNILPSNELHFAWSGVETTGEDQITTTYLQETAAEAGFATVGLLIEDVGWDSALQRFVDLEEDPIQAIFKLHPWEWVLDDQFGKSVVSTLPQTMWIEPLWKTLLSNKAILAVLWEMYPGHPNLLPAYLDDPHELTEYVRKPKLGREGANVTVVGAGLETATGGFYGEEGFVYQLLDPLPEFDGMRPALGAWVVGDTSAGLGIRETAGLITDDGAAFVPHRIPLK; encoded by the coding sequence GTGAAACGTGGCCGGACACAGCCGCGGCCGAACTGGCCGGCGATCGTCGAATCGCAAGGACTTGTCTACGGGACACCCGCGCGCGACGCGACCGGTGCTGCCCGCCCGTACTGGGACGAATCGGTCTACTACGAGTTCGAGATGGACGAAATCCTGGCACTGGAAGCCGACGTCGAGCTGCTGCACTCGATGTGCCTGAACGCGGTCGAGCAGATCGTCCTGATGGAGCGATACGCCGATTTTGGTCTGCCGGAATGGAGTTGGCCACACATCGCCGAGTCGTGGCGCCGTTCGGACCCACATGTGTACGGCCGCTTCGATTTACGTTACGACGGGAAACGACCTGCGGTGCTGCTCGAGTACAACGCCGATACGCCGACGACGCTGCTGGAAGCCGCCATCGTGCAATGGTATTGGCTCAAAGATAAGTTTCCCGACGACGACCAGTGGAACTCGTTGCACGAGCAGCTGGTCGATCGCTGGAAAGTGGTCCGTAATATATTGCCCAGCAACGAGTTACATTTCGCCTGGTCCGGAGTGGAGACCACCGGCGAGGATCAGATCACCACAACCTACCTGCAGGAGACCGCGGCGGAAGCCGGGTTTGCGACCGTCGGGCTGCTCATCGAGGACGTGGGATGGGACTCCGCACTGCAGCGGTTCGTGGACCTCGAAGAGGACCCGATCCAGGCGATCTTCAAGCTGCATCCGTGGGAATGGGTGCTCGATGACCAATTCGGTAAGAGCGTGGTATCCACTCTGCCGCAGACGATGTGGATCGAGCCACTGTGGAAGACGCTGTTGTCGAACAAGGCGATTCTGGCGGTGCTGTGGGAAATGTATCCAGGACACCCGAACCTGCTACCGGCTTATCTCGACGATCCGCACGAACTCACCGAATATGTGCGTAAACCCAAGTTGGGCCGGGAAGGCGCCAACGTCACCGTCGTAGGCGCCGGCCTGGAGACCGCCACCGGCGGTTTCTACGGCGAAGAGGGCTTCGTCTACCAATTACTGGACCCGCTACCGGAATTCGACGGCATGCGTCCCGCACTGGGCGCGTGGGTGGTCGGGGATACCTCGGCGGGACTCGGCATCCGCGAGACGGCCGGACTCATCACCGACGACGGCGCGGCATTCGTCCCGCACCGGATCCCACTCAAGTAA
- a CDS encoding 1-acyl-sn-glycerol-3-phosphate acyltransferase: MAEPVYRASEFVSRMFLRLTGSRVTYLGEENIPAHGGCVVAINHTSYIDWALAALAFRRPGGRRVRPMVKVEMQQVKIVNFMMKHNRAIPVDRSAGAGAYAAAVERLREGEAVAVFPEATISRSFELKDFKTGAARMSVEAGVPIVPVIVWGSQRIWTKGLPRRIGHHKVPITVAIGRPLLPDPDVTVTNQQLHDAMTSLLHQVQQNYPHPAGENWVPCRLGGSAPTLEEAAQMDAEETAARAAGRAPHRSS; this comes from the coding sequence GTGGCCGAACCCGTCTACCGCGCCAGTGAGTTCGTCTCGAGGATGTTTCTCCGTCTCACCGGAAGCCGCGTCACCTACCTCGGCGAGGAGAACATCCCGGCCCACGGCGGCTGCGTGGTCGCGATCAACCACACCAGCTATATCGACTGGGCACTGGCCGCGCTGGCATTTCGCCGGCCGGGGGGCCGACGGGTGCGGCCCATGGTCAAGGTCGAGATGCAGCAGGTGAAGATCGTCAACTTCATGATGAAACACAACCGGGCGATTCCGGTCGACCGCAGCGCCGGCGCCGGCGCGTATGCCGCCGCGGTCGAGCGACTGCGGGAGGGAGAGGCGGTCGCCGTCTTCCCGGAAGCCACGATCAGCCGCAGCTTCGAGCTCAAAGACTTCAAGACCGGCGCCGCCCGGATGTCCGTCGAAGCCGGCGTGCCGATAGTGCCGGTGATCGTCTGGGGTTCCCAACGCATCTGGACCAAGGGCCTGCCGCGACGCATCGGCCACCACAAGGTGCCGATCACCGTCGCGATAGGTCGGCCGCTGCTGCCCGATCCCGACGTCACGGTGACGAACCAACAGCTGCACGACGCGATGACTTCGCTGCTGCACCAAGTCCAGCAGAACTATCCTCATCCCGCCGGTGAAAATTGGGTGCCGTGCCGTCTCGGCGGTTCCGCGCCGACGCTGGAGGAGGCTGCGCAGATGGACGCTGAGGAGACCGCGGCGAGGGCCGCCGGTCGGGCACCGCATCGGTCGAGTTAG